From the genome of Magnetospirillum sp.:
CTTGCCCGCGTTGGCGGGGTCCTGGACGCCGCGCTTTTGGTCTTCTTCGACCTGGGCCCAGATCTGGTTGAACTCGAGATCGACCATGCTGGGGGGCACTTCGAAGCTGTGCGCGTCGGCGAGCTTGTCGAGAAGCTGGCGCTTCATGCGCGCGCGCGAATGGCGGGTGAGTTCGCGCGACAGCTGGTCCTTCACTGCCTTCTTCAGCGTTTCGAGGTCCTCGAAGCCAAGCCCCTTGGCGAACTCGTCGTTCTGCTCGAGCGGGATTGCCTCGCGCAGTTCCTTGACGGCCACCTTGAAGGTCGCGGGCTTGCCGGCGAGCTTGTCGTTCACATACTGCTCGGGGAACACGATATTGACGTCGCAGCTGTCGCCCACGCGCTTGCCGATCAGCTGGTCTTCGAACCCTGCCACGAACTGGTTCGAGCCCAGTTCGAGCGCATGGTCGCTGCCCTTGCCGCCGGGGAACGGCGTGCCGTCGAGAAAGCCTTCGAAATCGATCACGAGCGTGTCGCCACTCTTGGCCGCGCGGTCTTCTTCGACCTTTTTGGTCTGCTTCTGCGAACGCGCGAGGCTTTCGAGCGCTTTGGCAAGCTCGCCTTCGCCGGGCTCCGCCTTCAGGCGCTCGAGTTCGATCGTCTTGAAATCGACCGGCACGATCTCGGGCAGCACTTCAACGGACAAATTGTATTCGAGATCCTTGCCTTCGGCGAAGTCCACGACTTCGATTTTGGGCTGCATGGCGGGCTTGAGGCCACGCTCGAGGATCGCCTGATTCGAGGAATCCTGCACCGCGCGCTGCAGCACATCGCCCATCAC
Proteins encoded in this window:
- the tig gene encoding trigger factor — translated: MQVTETLNDGLKRSYKVIVSATDIAAKLELELDDLSKKVRLPGFRPGKAPKAVLKQRYGQSVMGDVLQRAVQDSSNQAILERGLKPAMQPKIEVVDFAEGKDLEYNLSVEVLPEIVPVDFKTIELERLKAEPGEGELAKALESLARSQKQTKKVEEDRAAKSGDTLVIDFEGFLDGTPFPGGKGSDHALELGSNQFVAGFEDQLIGKRVGDSCDVNIVFPEQYVNDKLAGKPATFKVAVKELREAIPLEQNDEFAKGLGFEDLETLKKAVKDQLSRELTRHSRARMKRQLLDKLADAHSFEVPPSMVDLEFNQIWAQVEEDQKRGVQDPANAGKSEDDLKAEYRGIAERRVRLGLLLAEVGRANNVQVAQDEVNRALGEQARRYPGQEREVVDYFRNNPDALAQLRAPIFEDKVVDFIVELAKVSDKDVSAEELTKEMDAA